Genomic segment of Fusobacterium sp. SYSU M8D902:
CAATTACCTTTTCTCCAAAAAATTCATATAATTTATTAGTTCCTACCTCATCATTATGCCTATCTAATGTAGCAGAAAGTGCCAATCTATACTCATATCCTTCGTGCAAAGTTTTCAAAAGTTTAGTTGATCCAAAATTATGTGCTTCATCTACTATTAAAAGTTTTCTTCCTTTTATTTCATCCAATTTATCTTGAACATAATTTGAAGTAAAAGTTGCATTTGTACAAATAAAGCAACAAAATTTCTTTGATTCTATCTTTAAATTTTGATTTCTAATTGCTCTATTTAATCTATCTTTCCAATCTTTTTGTTTAGAAGAGCTATAACCAATTATTGGTTTTATATTAAATCTAACTATATCTTCTACCCATTGCTCTACTAAATGTTGATAAGGGCAGACTATTATAACGAAAAGTTTATTATCCACTTCTTTTGATAATGTACACAGAGCTCCTAATCCTGTTAAGGTCTTTCCAGATCCTGTAGCCATATCAAAAATACCTCTATAATCTCTATTTTTCCAATTTTCAATAGCCTCTAATTGATAATCATATAGTTGTATATTATTTGGAATAATTGGATAATTATTTTTCGGTAAAATATCTTCCTCTTTAACCTCCTCATCAAAAGCACTATCTTCTTTAACTGGATATCTTTTTACAAACTCTTTTTTTAATTCAGGAAATTCTAAAATCTTAATATTATTTTCACTATTGTTCCAAATTCTATCAAAAGCTTTATCTTTTCTTTCAGCTCTGCTTCCATCTCTCCAAGAACAAAATACATCTATTGTTTCATAATTTGTTTTCATAGCTGTTAAACTTTCATTCATAGAGCCTGAAAAAGCTACCAAATTCCCATTTTCATCTTCAAATATTCCCATCTTTTCATGATACATTCCTAAAGCTGAATCATTTTCCATAAAAGCTATTTTTATATCCAAATAATTTTGGGCTATCAATGAAGATAATAAACTGATCTGCTTTCTTTCAATCTCATCTTTCGGATTGGAAAGTTCCATAAGAATATTTTCTTTCATCACTTCTTCTCTCAATTTGTAACCCAATTCTATATCTACAATATCCTTTTCAGATAATTTAGGAGAAGCAATCAATTTTATTTTTCCATCATTTTTTATAAATTCATTGATCCCTTTAGCTATTTCAGCCAATGAAGATGATGAGAAAAAACCAACAGCTCTTTTATAACTTATGCTATTTTTTAACAATGGTATATAAAACTCTCTAATAATGTCATCTTGTAAGGATCGATATTCCTCTTTAATTTCTAATTCTTTTAAACTCATTTTATCCCCTTTTAAGAATTTTTTTCTATGTAATCTAGAACTTTATCCAGTTGTTCCAAATCTTCATCTTCAGTAAAATATCCTATACTGAATCTAACTGTTCCTGCTGGATAAGTATTAAAAAACTTGTGAGCATATGGAGAGCAATGTAATCCTGTTCTCACTGCTATATCCATATCACTCAATACCTGTCCTATCTCATCAGCCGAATAATTCTTAAATCTACAAGAAACAACTCCTACCTGTTTTTCTCGTTCTTTATACCCAATTAATTCTATATTTTTATATTTTTCTAAAATTTTTATTAATTTTTTAAAAATACTCTCTTCCTTAGCATAAATACTCTTTATTCCAATATCTCGAATCCATTTTAAAGCAGAATTTAATCCAGATATTGCCAAAATATTTTGACTTCCAGCTTCATATCTAGCTGGTAAATTATTAGGCATATCCTGATTGGCAGAGTCTACACCTGTACCACCAAATATCAATGGCTTTAGCTCTATTCCTTTTTTTAAAATTACTCCCGATACTCCAAATGGTCCATAAAGTGTCTTATGTCCAGCAAAAACAACTGCATCTATATTTTCATTTCCAACATTTGTCTCTATAAGTCCCGCAGTTTGGCACATATCAATAATGTTAAATGCTTTATATTTTTTACTTTCTCTAGTTATCTCTTCAATTGGAGCAACTATTCCAAATACATTGCTACAATGACTTATAATTATATATTTAGGTGGCTTTTTTTCAAAATTTTGATATATTTTTTCTAAATCATATTCACATAACTCTCTATTAAAATCTAATATTTCAATATTTAACCTATATTTTTTCTCTAAATTATGCAAAGTTCTTGTTACTGAATTATGCTCAAATGGAGATATATATATGTTTATATCATTTTCCCACTCCACTCCATTTAATAATAAATTTAACCCTTCAGTAGCTGTATTAGTAAAAATCACCTCTTTA
This window contains:
- a CDS encoding DEAD/DEAH box helicase family protein, whose product is MSLKELEIKEEYRSLQDDIIREFYIPLLKNSISYKRAVGFFSSSSLAEIAKGINEFIKNDGKIKLIASPKLSEKDIVDIELGYKLREEVMKENILMELSNPKDEIERKQISLLSSLIAQNYLDIKIAFMENDSALGMYHEKMGIFEDENGNLVAFSGSMNESLTAMKTNYETIDVFCSWRDGSRAERKDKAFDRIWNNSENNIKILEFPELKKEFVKRYPVKEDSAFDEEVKEEDILPKNNYPIIPNNIQLYDYQLEAIENWKNRDYRGIFDMATGSGKTLTGLGALCTLSKEVDNKLFVIIVCPYQHLVEQWVEDIVRFNIKPIIGYSSSKQKDWKDRLNRAIRNQNLKIESKKFCCFICTNATFTSNYVQDKLDEIKGRKLLIVDEAHNFGSTKLLKTLHEGYEYRLALSATLDRHNDEVGTNKLYEFFGEKVIEYTLERAIADGKLTPYKYYPIPIYLTPNELEEYTNITYEICRHITVDDKGRKKLDSYGEILAIQRARIIAGAQNKLSKLKENILPYKDDKFILVYCGATNVLIENKDISETNEKDLKQITAVTQVLGNELDMRVAKFTSEESIDERKEIKDAFEKGYLQGLVAIKCLDEGVNIPDIKTVFILASTTNPKEYIQRRGRVLRKSKNITKDFAEIYDFITLPRPLDTVQYLTLEQLKMDISLVKKELIRMEEFGKLAMNPATARKFIFDIKEAYKDNIRYFEEENDYGECY
- a CDS encoding aminotransferase class V-fold PLP-dependent enzyme — encoded protein: MKIAYFDNSATTFPKPEQVYSFMDSFYRENGVNVGRGQHKLASKANYLVEETRELLKKLLHCENKEVIFTNTATEGLNLLLNGVEWENDINIYISPFEHNSVTRTLHNLEKKYRLNIEILDFNRELCEYDLEKIYQNFEKKPPKYIIISHCSNVFGIVAPIEEITRESKKYKAFNIIDMCQTAGLIETNVGNENIDAVVFAGHKTLYGPFGVSGVILKKGIELKPLIFGGTGVDSANQDMPNNLPARYEAGSQNILAISGLNSALKWIRDIGIKSIYAKEESIFKKLIKILEKYKNIELIGYKEREKQVGVVSCRFKNYSADEIGQVLSDMDIAVRTGLHCSPYAHKFFNTYPAGTVRFSIGYFTEDEDLEQLDKVLDYIEKNS